Proteins encoded in a region of the Streptomyces sp. PCS3-D2 genome:
- a CDS encoding DEAD/DEAH box helicase has product MRPTLAAAQLRGSLTQYLTTTYALTDEDTRRALERFLGHPETGMFRGPYLRIRTPFHKAGTGWEKHLEWNPGFTPYRHQAKAYERLSTLHGPALPTLVTTGTGSGKTESFLVPVLDHCRREKALGRTGIKAVLLYPMNALATDQAGRIGDYLAQPEMAQVTAGLYIGDRPDTDFRRVMTRREEMRQSPPDLLITNYKMLDLLLQRTEDRALWQDARIQYVVLDEFHTYDGAQGTDVAMLLRRLAMTTGRSEPGRPLGSICPVATSATLGEGGPGTGPGSILEVAAQVFGMPFSPDALVGEERMTPEQFTGPVNYGLPEPPSPEEVIACSGGPDVVSRPDKLDLNALAVRLLGQQGLSAFDIGRLLKQHDFTQGVLSLLDGDPLSEWELRDRLGRFGYAWGRTARENPRLALAALARFVALLSAARDPESDERRPRPLLHVETHLWIRPVGRIVRGVGPGKPEFHWYEDDLARRSALPAAPPEGDGEPEAGQIGHVARSHRAQAAIGADTAVRQASIRLPAVYCRNCGRSGWAAVSPEADPQQLVMAHDKIWRASVGREKRRVRYFIAATAAEQEDTLAAVGQSRPAAGSGQSSALILDGAQGTYRLPVAEDAGNLQDACFVLAITDKKTADRAAVDQRCPACDTDNTMRFLGTRPAALAAATVTQLFTGQEVALEAEERKTLLFNDSTQDAAHRAGYVANRSFTFSLRSLLARNLDESGKPSALNDLIGNVLDSVEDPQALAAVVPPDLYDEPGVDRLLSGRGTGDLRTWKLIGERLAFATVMEFGLRSRQGRTLELTRTAAAEVVIADRHRITMLARDVHMALPGQLLGTGLPTAERYLAFVRGLLERIRLRGGVRHRWLEPWTKDAGVTRFKIWGGRPDGMPAFPDSVAAPRFLLDGDKGRSDFDSTTARAGWYQDWARRCLGLDAPGAAEYLRRLLPVLVDEGLLAVRTAQDRTTKVYGLQPGHIEVRLLEDDIVNKAFVTCEACGWEQVVHPSRRTRWYGHPCPRYRCRGQITAPQPGQATMPSSGSTSFGGPRPRDYRDDYYRHLYRTGGTFRVVTAEHTGMLTRPQRERVERAFRDGTHYTDPNVLSCTPTLELGIDIGDLSAVLLGSLPKGPANYVQRAGRAGRKTGNALVVAFGGRRARDLYYLDAPREMIAGDIVPPGCYLSAVEILRRQYTAHLLDLAARGRLTTSDGEPLQPAPRLVSALFGSTAWCQELADAAQAHGAELVESFLALFPSLPGRPDTGVSEQAAEELRAYACGGIVRALQEAEEEWTGRGEELRRRIHAIDAAMDQLVRSDPEQEREWRELRAERYATGNLLRDLNQTSAHGALVELGLLPNYTLSDTTTQLEATLYWTEQPETEGAKKTYHSEVRDYERSRRSALSELAPGNSFYVNGYKHVVRALDIGSPERRAWSVWRLCPACGYVRTENAQADASPCPRCGGREIADAGCVQRVLEPRRVMSRDKRDDARVRDDKDERDSRRYAGLTTVDIDPVHLAPGSWRHDTAVFGVDFTRRAVVRTLNLGLDRQDGSSTVPLAGADVRINPFYVCTSCGGATSEGRPVVDHHQDALTESLAASTRASAHHQLWCPRRKVRTSTPEGQGKGEDVPLLLAHELTTEAVRILLPASVARVKERLASFTAALFVGIAARYGGDPDHIDITAASMPDGNDAEWPRRFLVVYDRLPGGTGYLHRLATSDGFREVLLRARDVIDNCPCIEKGLDGCHRCLLRRVPAGDYDKVSRNEVRQMFDELLGSDGGDWATSPVAATHQIPLERQAESDLEVMFLETLGEWAKQPTARASADAYTTTAGTYSLDLRLTGADGATVSWRVSQQRVLDGTRPDVLFERTDAPGPRIALYLDGYEFHAGPKHKGRLADDAVKRTRLRADGVRVFQLTYYDVKDWRTRVRDTGYASTGPEHPVWVPYGEQGQKRARDYYAGVHGGLPGELSADLWVNPADLLTAHLRTPDASLWQRRAEAAVAGLLGAGVRIAALHPQAVGEQLLAALRGGAPQGPQGPVQVLTAVDAAGCVLTAAADGRHRPPVWTALALLDDSDRAVADETGHKRRWQAWLYWSNVLQFLEHGGGDSVQLTTSLLDGFTSDGLAVTGGSGWLESQRAERPATVTEPQDSVMERPAAVTASPAGDVAERPPAPVNPPSGTVQPSGTAAGSAWEQVLEFLDPDEPGLLSLSQGLRALGVVPPEAGFELDEHGWMAELAWTSARIAVVTAHRPVDGERDHDAEDRDRAFVSAGWRIHTAASCTALDIKDLLAAAEVENTDTNDGDQQR; this is encoded by the coding sequence GTGAGGCCCACGCTGGCCGCCGCGCAGCTGCGGGGCAGTCTCACCCAGTACCTCACGACGACGTACGCGCTCACCGACGAGGACACCCGGCGGGCACTGGAGCGGTTCCTGGGGCATCCCGAGACCGGGATGTTCCGCGGCCCCTACCTGCGGATCAGGACTCCGTTCCACAAGGCCGGGACCGGCTGGGAGAAGCACCTGGAGTGGAACCCGGGCTTCACCCCGTACCGGCATCAGGCGAAGGCGTACGAGCGGCTGAGCACGCTCCACGGGCCCGCCCTGCCGACGCTGGTCACGACGGGAACGGGATCCGGTAAGACCGAGTCGTTCCTCGTCCCCGTCCTCGACCACTGCCGCCGCGAGAAGGCCCTCGGCCGGACCGGGATCAAGGCCGTGCTGCTGTATCCGATGAACGCGCTCGCCACCGACCAGGCCGGCCGCATCGGCGACTACCTGGCGCAGCCGGAAATGGCCCAGGTGACGGCGGGGCTCTACATCGGCGACCGGCCGGACACCGACTTCCGCCGGGTGATGACGCGGCGTGAGGAGATGCGGCAGTCGCCGCCGGACCTGCTCATCACGAACTACAAGATGCTCGACCTGCTGCTCCAGCGGACCGAGGACCGCGCGCTGTGGCAGGACGCCCGGATCCAGTACGTGGTGCTGGACGAGTTCCACACCTACGACGGGGCGCAGGGCACCGATGTCGCCATGCTGCTGCGCCGCCTGGCGATGACCACCGGCCGGAGCGAGCCCGGACGTCCCCTCGGCTCGATCTGCCCGGTGGCGACCTCCGCGACCCTCGGTGAGGGCGGGCCCGGGACCGGCCCCGGCTCCATCCTGGAGGTGGCCGCCCAGGTCTTCGGGATGCCGTTCTCCCCGGACGCGCTGGTGGGCGAGGAGCGGATGACGCCCGAGCAGTTCACCGGACCGGTGAACTACGGGCTGCCCGAACCGCCCTCGCCCGAGGAGGTGATCGCCTGCTCGGGCGGCCCCGATGTGGTGTCGCGTCCGGACAAGCTCGATCTCAACGCGCTGGCAGTACGGCTGCTGGGACAGCAGGGCCTGTCCGCCTTCGACATCGGACGGCTGCTCAAGCAGCACGACTTCACGCAAGGGGTGCTGTCCCTGCTCGACGGGGACCCGCTGAGCGAATGGGAACTCCGCGACCGTCTCGGCCGGTTCGGGTACGCCTGGGGCCGGACCGCCCGGGAGAATCCCCGCCTCGCGCTCGCCGCGCTCGCACGGTTCGTCGCCCTGCTGTCGGCCGCCCGCGATCCGGAGTCGGACGAGCGCCGACCGCGGCCCCTGCTGCACGTGGAGACCCACCTGTGGATCCGGCCGGTCGGCCGGATCGTGCGCGGAGTCGGCCCCGGAAAGCCCGAGTTCCACTGGTACGAGGACGACCTCGCCCGGCGCTCCGCCCTGCCCGCGGCACCCCCCGAGGGCGACGGGGAGCCCGAAGCCGGTCAGATCGGGCACGTGGCACGCTCGCATCGGGCGCAGGCGGCGATCGGCGCGGACACCGCCGTACGGCAGGCGAGCATAAGGCTCCCCGCCGTGTACTGCCGCAACTGCGGCCGCTCCGGCTGGGCGGCCGTCTCCCCGGAGGCCGATCCCCAGCAGCTGGTGATGGCCCACGACAAGATCTGGCGCGCCAGTGTGGGCCGGGAGAAGCGGCGGGTCCGGTACTTCATCGCCGCCACGGCCGCGGAGCAGGAGGACACGCTGGCGGCGGTCGGCCAGTCCCGGCCCGCGGCGGGGAGCGGGCAGTCGTCGGCGCTGATCCTGGACGGCGCTCAGGGGACGTACCGGCTGCCGGTCGCCGAGGACGCCGGGAACCTGCAGGACGCCTGCTTCGTCCTGGCGATCACGGACAAGAAGACCGCCGACCGGGCCGCCGTCGACCAGCGCTGCCCCGCGTGCGACACCGACAACACGATGCGTTTCCTCGGCACCCGGCCGGCCGCTCTGGCGGCCGCGACGGTGACCCAGCTGTTCACCGGGCAGGAGGTCGCGCTCGAAGCGGAGGAGCGCAAGACCCTCCTGTTCAACGACTCGACCCAGGACGCCGCGCACCGTGCCGGGTACGTGGCGAACCGGTCGTTCACGTTCTCGCTGCGCTCGCTCCTCGCACGCAACCTGGACGAGTCCGGCAAGCCGTCGGCGCTCAACGACCTGATCGGGAACGTGCTCGACTCCGTCGAGGACCCGCAGGCCCTCGCAGCGGTCGTCCCGCCCGATCTGTACGACGAACCGGGCGTGGACCGGCTGCTGTCCGGGCGGGGCACGGGCGACCTGCGGACCTGGAAACTCATCGGAGAGCGGCTCGCCTTCGCCACCGTCATGGAGTTCGGGCTCCGCTCCCGGCAGGGCCGCACCCTGGAACTGACCCGGACGGCGGCCGCCGAGGTCGTCATCGCGGACCGGCACCGGATCACCATGCTCGCCCGCGACGTGCACATGGCCCTGCCCGGTCAACTGCTGGGCACCGGCCTGCCGACGGCCGAGCGCTATCTCGCCTTCGTCCGCGGACTGCTGGAACGGATCCGGCTGCGCGGCGGGGTCCGGCACCGGTGGCTGGAGCCGTGGACGAAGGACGCGGGGGTGACCCGGTTCAAGATCTGGGGCGGCCGGCCCGACGGCATGCCCGCGTTCCCCGACAGTGTCGCCGCGCCGCGCTTCCTGCTCGACGGTGACAAGGGCAGGTCCGACTTCGACTCGACGACGGCCCGCGCCGGCTGGTACCAGGACTGGGCGCGCCGCTGCCTGGGCCTCGACGCCCCCGGGGCGGCCGAGTACCTCCGCAGGCTGCTGCCCGTCCTCGTCGACGAAGGACTCCTCGCGGTACGGACGGCACAGGACCGGACGACGAAGGTCTACGGACTGCAGCCCGGCCACATCGAGGTGCGGCTGCTTGAGGACGACATCGTCAACAAGGCCTTCGTCACCTGTGAGGCGTGCGGCTGGGAGCAGGTGGTCCATCCCTCCCGGCGGACCCGCTGGTACGGGCACCCCTGCCCCCGGTACCGGTGCCGTGGTCAGATCACCGCGCCGCAACCGGGCCAGGCCACCATGCCGTCTTCCGGTTCCACCAGTTTCGGCGGCCCCCGGCCGCGCGACTACCGCGACGACTACTACCGGCACCTGTACCGGACGGGTGGCACCTTCCGGGTGGTGACGGCCGAGCACACCGGCATGCTCACCCGGCCCCAGCGGGAGCGCGTGGAGCGGGCCTTCCGCGACGGCACCCACTACACCGACCCGAACGTGCTGTCGTGCACTCCGACCCTGGAGCTCGGCATCGACATCGGTGACCTGTCCGCCGTCCTCCTGGGCTCGCTCCCGAAAGGACCCGCCAACTACGTGCAGCGGGCGGGCCGTGCGGGCCGCAAGACGGGCAACGCCCTGGTGGTGGCCTTCGGCGGCCGCCGGGCCCGCGACCTGTACTACCTCGACGCGCCAAGGGAGATGATCGCCGGGGACATCGTGCCTCCCGGCTGCTACCTCTCCGCGGTGGAGATCCTGCGCCGCCAGTACACGGCGCACCTTCTGGACCTCGCCGCCCGGGGCCGGCTCACGACGAGCGACGGCGAGCCGCTACAGCCCGCGCCGCGCCTGGTGTCGGCGCTGTTCGGCAGCACGGCCTGGTGCCAGGAGCTCGCGGACGCGGCCCAAGCCCACGGCGCCGAGCTCGTCGAGTCGTTCCTGGCCCTGTTCCCCTCCCTCCCCGGCCGGCCGGACACCGGGGTCTCCGAGCAGGCCGCCGAGGAGCTCCGCGCGTACGCGTGCGGCGGCATCGTACGCGCGCTCCAGGAGGCCGAGGAGGAGTGGACCGGCCGCGGTGAGGAACTCCGGCGCCGGATCCACGCGATCGACGCGGCGATGGACCAGCTCGTGCGCAGCGACCCCGAGCAGGAGCGTGAGTGGCGCGAGCTGCGTGCCGAGCGCTACGCGACGGGCAACCTGCTGCGCGACCTGAACCAGACCAGTGCCCACGGGGCACTGGTCGAGCTCGGTCTGCTGCCCAACTACACCCTCTCGGACACCACCACGCAGCTGGAGGCCACTCTCTACTGGACCGAGCAGCCCGAGACCGAAGGGGCGAAGAAGACCTACCACAGCGAGGTCCGGGACTACGAGCGCTCACGCCGGTCCGCGCTGTCCGAGCTGGCGCCCGGAAACAGCTTCTACGTCAACGGCTACAAGCACGTCGTCCGGGCCCTGGACATCGGCAGTCCGGAGCGCCGTGCCTGGTCGGTGTGGCGGCTGTGCCCCGCCTGCGGTTACGTCCGTACGGAGAACGCCCAGGCCGATGCCTCACCGTGTCCGCGGTGCGGTGGCCGGGAGATCGCCGACGCCGGCTGTGTCCAGCGCGTGCTCGAACCGAGGCGGGTCATGTCACGCGACAAGCGGGACGACGCCCGGGTCCGCGACGACAAGGACGAGCGTGACAGCAGGCGGTATGCCGGCCTCACGACCGTGGACATCGACCCGGTCCACCTGGCCCCGGGCTCGTGGCGCCACGACACCGCCGTCTTCGGCGTCGACTTCACCCGCCGGGCCGTGGTGCGCACGCTGAACCTGGGCCTCGACCGCCAGGACGGCAGCAGCACCGTACCCCTCGCCGGGGCCGACGTCCGGATCAACCCGTTCTACGTCTGCACGAGCTGCGGCGGCGCCACCTCCGAGGGGCGTCCCGTCGTGGACCACCACCAGGACGCACTCACCGAATCCCTCGCCGCGTCGACCAGGGCCAGCGCACACCACCAACTGTGGTGCCCGCGCCGCAAGGTCCGTACGAGCACTCCGGAAGGCCAGGGCAAGGGCGAGGACGTCCCTCTGCTCCTGGCCCACGAGCTGACCACCGAGGCCGTCCGGATCCTGCTTCCCGCCTCGGTCGCCCGCGTCAAGGAACGCCTCGCGTCCTTCACCGCCGCCCTGTTCGTGGGCATCGCCGCACGCTACGGCGGCGACCCGGACCACATCGACATCACCGCCGCATCCATGCCCGACGGCAACGACGCGGAATGGCCCCGTCGTTTCCTCGTCGTCTACGACCGGCTGCCGGGCGGCACCGGCTACCTGCACCGGCTCGCCACCTCCGACGGCTTCCGCGAAGTGCTGCTGAGAGCCCGCGATGTGATCGACAACTGCCCGTGCATCGAGAAGGGTCTCGACGGCTGCCACCGCTGTCTGCTGCGCCGCGTACCGGCCGGCGACTACGACAAGGTCAGCCGTAACGAGGTCCGGCAGATGTTCGACGAACTGCTGGGGTCCGACGGCGGGGACTGGGCCACCTCGCCGGTCGCGGCCACCCACCAGATCCCGCTGGAGCGGCAGGCCGAGAGCGACCTGGAGGTCATGTTCCTGGAGACCCTGGGCGAATGGGCGAAGCAGCCCACGGCCAGGGCCAGCGCGGACGCCTACACGACGACGGCCGGGACGTACTCGCTGGACCTGCGGCTGACCGGCGCCGACGGGGCCACCGTCAGCTGGCGGGTCTCCCAGCAGCGAGTCCTCGACGGCACCCGCCCCGACGTCCTCTTCGAGCGTACGGACGCGCCCGGTCCGCGGATCGCGCTCTACCTCGACGGGTACGAGTTCCACGCCGGGCCGAAGCACAAGGGCAGGCTGGCCGACGACGCCGTCAAGCGGACCCGGCTGCGCGCCGACGGAGTGAGGGTCTTCCAGCTCACCTACTACGACGTGAAGGACTGGCGGACCCGGGTCCGTGACACCGGGTACGCGAGCACGGGGCCGGAGCACCCGGTCTGGGTGCCGTACGGCGAGCAGGGCCAGAAGCGTGCCCGTGACTACTACGCGGGGGTGCACGGCGGCCTGCCGGGCGAACTGTCCGCGGACCTCTGGGTGAACCCGGCGGATCTTCTGACAGCTCATCTGCGCACACCGGACGCTTCGTTGTGGCAGCGGCGCGCCGAGGCCGCCGTCGCGGGGTTGCTGGGCGCCGGAGTCCGGATCGCCGCACTGCACCCGCAAGCGGTCGGCGAGCAGCTCCTCGCCGCCCTGCGGGGCGGCGCCCCGCAGGGGCCCCAGGGGCCGGTGCAGGTGCTCACCGCGGTCGACGCCGCGGGATGTGTGCTCACCGCCGCCGCGGACGGCCGGCACCGGCCGCCGGTGTGGACCGCGCTGGCCCTCCTCGACGACAGCGACCGGGCGGTCGCGGACGAGACCGGGCACAAGCGGCGCTGGCAGGCCTGGCTCTACTGGAGCAATGTGCTGCAGTTCCTGGAGCACGGAGGCGGCGACAGCGTCCAGCTGACGACCAGCCTGCTGGACGGCTTCACCTCCGACGGCCTCGCCGTCACAGGAGGCTCGGGCTGGCTCGAATCCCAGCGGGCCGAGCGCCCCGCCACCGTCACGGAACCGCAGGACTCCGTCATGGAGCGACCGGCCGCCGTCACGGCGAGCCCCGCCGGAGACGTGGCGGAGAGGCCACCCGCCCCGGTCAACCCCCCATCCGGCACTGTGCAGCCCTCCGGCACGGCCGCTGGCAGCGCCTGGGAGCAGGTACTGGAATTCCTCGACCCCGATGAACCCGGCCTGCTGTCCCTCAGCCAGGGGCTCCGTGCCCTGGGCGTGGTGCCGCCTGAAGCCGGCTTCGAACTGGACGAGCACGGCTGGATGGCCGAACTCGCCTGGACTTCCGCCCGGATCGCCGTGGTGACCGCTCACCGCCCGGTCGACGGAGAACGGGACCACGACGCGGAGGACCGGGACCGGGCCTTCGTGTCGGCAGGCTGGCGGATCCATACAGCCGCCTCCTGCACCGCCCTGGACATCAAGGACCTCCTCGCCGCGGCGGAGGTCGAGAACACGGACACGAACGACGGAGACCAGCAGCGATGA
- a CDS encoding AAA domain-containing protein, protein MGWREEITTAVDEWIAVEGGAGQRPRWRRIGRAARAGEPGRFAVDLRGTELNPDQLESLRLAGPEEPGAEAGFAVTETMQSGSSLTVRVAEFADPVDPFLWVLQQPPTFLLETLRDGIAGLGDSPLGSLLASGSPTGEPSRAEAPAGLFPEQAEAYRACLGNGVHLVWGPPGTGKTMVLTLAVGDLIAAGKRVLLVSATNIAVDNALKGVLRGRRHSSGDIVRVGPPQLKEITDDPHVSLPLMVRARLADVEGRRARASAELLGIRRRAEELAELEASLVRFDAEAYAQARALVTEPFGDAASRDVRVAELKKAAGEVGQTLAAADQDLNRALKDRDDAEDSRHLWKQVDALLDEADRVEAAATAAESAALLSQERLRRAQRTVREVEKRTGLAKLRSRAERAEAQAACGEATGQYRDAHDHALRARDIADRRRAQIAVQTEEMTRAIPFSAGEIDRRDTEARHAATRYRTLTRSLGELRTALAEAEDEAGRAHLAEALIATAEEQGWPARHGKAAALRPVVASEAVRKGPLEERYKEIQEEYERLARDAQGEIIRNARLVATTLARFRTNRHVFSGHYDVVLIDEVGAASLPEVLLAVSHAQQAAVLLGDFMQLGPVVPRALADKRRPDIQRWLIPDVFQHCGITDPAAARTHPACTTLVTQNRFGRAVMGLVNGLAYGGVLQAGPVVRNPRSADDPEIVLIDTDGLHELAHVHLTGPGKGWWPAGALISRALIDLHGGDGETTGVVTPYGDQAEATLEALRDIERDGGPSAEVGTAHRFQGREFPIVVFDTVEGEHSRPLWMAKASRAPEASDWMRSGIRLFNVAMTRVQTRVYVLASATRIRDVARKAPGSPFGQLDALIGTPGVRVLPAKSLITPPELSVPRGEFGDRLAEVLSRHVEVSEVDDETTFYASFVAAIRSARTSLWLWTPWVARRVRMILPELRAAVDRGVRVTVFVRDPSDQLQKKPANASLVEDLRAVVHTVVPMHVMHQKIVVVDEKTVMLGSLNALSQSWTREVMVTMRGAYFARKILTHEHAEVFARPPKCPRCGQDDIEIRRGAKENWYWRCYNGRCPTGGGNKAWKKDIDVWRRPGGPKP, encoded by the coding sequence TTGGGCTGGCGCGAGGAGATCACCACGGCGGTCGACGAATGGATCGCCGTGGAAGGGGGAGCAGGTCAGCGCCCGCGGTGGCGCAGGATCGGCCGCGCTGCGCGGGCCGGCGAGCCGGGCCGGTTCGCTGTGGATCTGCGGGGCACCGAACTCAACCCCGACCAGCTCGAAAGCCTTCGTCTCGCCGGACCCGAGGAACCGGGTGCGGAAGCCGGCTTCGCCGTCACCGAAACCATGCAGAGCGGTTCGTCGCTGACCGTCAGGGTCGCCGAGTTCGCGGACCCGGTCGACCCCTTCCTCTGGGTTCTGCAACAGCCCCCCACTTTCCTACTGGAAACCCTGAGGGACGGCATCGCCGGGCTGGGTGACAGCCCGCTCGGCAGCCTCCTCGCTTCCGGCAGCCCCACCGGGGAGCCCTCCCGGGCCGAGGCGCCGGCCGGCCTCTTCCCCGAGCAGGCGGAGGCCTACCGGGCCTGCCTGGGGAACGGTGTCCACCTGGTGTGGGGGCCGCCCGGCACGGGGAAGACGATGGTCCTCACGCTGGCCGTCGGAGACCTGATCGCCGCGGGCAAGAGGGTGCTGCTGGTCTCCGCGACCAACATCGCCGTGGACAACGCCCTGAAGGGCGTCCTGAGGGGACGCCGCCACAGCAGCGGAGACATCGTCCGGGTGGGGCCGCCTCAGCTCAAGGAGATCACCGACGACCCGCACGTGTCCCTGCCCCTCATGGTCCGGGCCCGGCTGGCCGACGTCGAGGGGCGGCGTGCCCGGGCGTCGGCGGAGCTGCTGGGCATCCGCCGCCGCGCGGAGGAACTGGCGGAGCTGGAGGCGAGCCTCGTACGGTTCGACGCGGAGGCCTACGCACAGGCCAGGGCCCTGGTGACCGAGCCGTTCGGTGATGCGGCCTCGCGCGACGTACGGGTGGCGGAGCTGAAGAAGGCCGCCGGGGAGGTCGGCCAGACCCTGGCAGCGGCCGACCAGGACCTGAACAGGGCGCTGAAAGACCGGGACGACGCCGAGGACTCGCGCCACCTCTGGAAGCAGGTCGACGCCCTCCTCGACGAGGCGGACCGGGTGGAGGCCGCGGCCACGGCAGCCGAGTCCGCCGCTCTTCTGAGCCAGGAGCGGCTGCGCCGGGCACAGCGCACCGTGCGCGAGGTCGAGAAGCGGACGGGGCTCGCCAAACTGCGCTCACGAGCCGAGCGGGCCGAGGCCCAGGCCGCATGCGGTGAGGCGACGGGCCAGTACCGAGACGCGCACGACCATGCCCTCAGGGCCCGCGACATCGCGGATCGCCGCCGGGCCCAGATCGCGGTGCAGACCGAGGAGATGACGCGGGCGATCCCGTTCTCCGCCGGCGAGATCGACCGACGTGACACGGAGGCGCGCCACGCCGCCACCCGCTACCGGACCCTGACCCGGTCCTTGGGCGAACTGCGCACGGCTCTCGCGGAGGCCGAGGACGAGGCCGGGCGCGCGCACCTCGCCGAGGCGCTCATCGCCACCGCCGAGGAACAGGGCTGGCCGGCCCGGCACGGGAAGGCCGCGGCCCTGCGTCCCGTCGTCGCTTCCGAAGCGGTCCGGAAGGGACCGCTGGAGGAGCGGTACAAGGAGATCCAGGAGGAGTACGAGCGCCTCGCCCGCGACGCGCAGGGCGAGATCATCAGGAACGCCCGTCTCGTCGCCACGACCCTGGCCCGATTCCGCACCAACCGGCATGTCTTCTCCGGCCACTACGACGTGGTCCTCATCGACGAGGTCGGCGCCGCTTCCCTGCCGGAGGTCCTGCTCGCCGTCTCCCATGCCCAGCAGGCGGCCGTGCTCCTCGGGGACTTCATGCAGCTGGGCCCGGTCGTTCCCCGTGCGCTGGCGGACAAGAGGCGCCCCGACATCCAGCGCTGGCTGATCCCGGACGTGTTCCAGCACTGCGGCATCACCGACCCGGCGGCGGCGCGGACCCACCCGGCCTGTACGACCCTGGTGACGCAGAACCGGTTCGGACGTGCCGTGATGGGCCTCGTCAACGGCCTGGCCTACGGAGGCGTGCTCCAGGCCGGCCCCGTCGTACGGAACCCCAGGAGTGCCGACGACCCGGAGATCGTCCTCATCGACACCGACGGGCTCCACGAACTCGCCCATGTCCATCTCACCGGCCCCGGCAAGGGCTGGTGGCCCGCGGGCGCGCTCATCTCCCGGGCCCTGATCGATCTGCACGGCGGGGACGGCGAGACCACGGGCGTCGTGACTCCGTACGGAGACCAGGCCGAGGCCACCCTGGAGGCGCTGCGCGACATCGAACGGGACGGGGGACCGAGCGCCGAGGTCGGCACCGCGCACCGGTTCCAGGGCCGGGAGTTCCCCATCGTGGTCTTCGACACCGTCGAAGGCGAACACAGCCGCCCGCTGTGGATGGCGAAGGCATCGCGCGCGCCGGAGGCGAGCGACTGGATGCGCAGCGGGATCAGGCTGTTCAACGTGGCCATGACCCGCGTACAGACCCGTGTGTACGTCCTCGCGAGTGCCACACGCATCCGGGACGTGGCACGCAAGGCCCCGGGCTCCCCGTTCGGACAGCTGGACGCCCTCATCGGCACGCCCGGGGTACGGGTCCTCCCCGCCAAGTCCCTGATCACGCCGCCCGAGCTGAGCGTGCCACGCGGGGAGTTCGGCGACCGCCTGGCGGAGGTCCTCTCGCGGCACGTGGAGGTCAGTGAGGTCGACGACGAGACGACGTTCTACGCGTCCTTCGTCGCTGCCATCAGGAGTGCGCGGACCTCCCTGTGGCTGTGGACGCCCTGGGTGGCCAGGCGCGTCCGGATGATCCTCCCGGAGCTGCGCGCGGCGGTCGACCGGGGCGTACGGGTGACCGTCTTCGTCCGCGACCCCAGTGACCAGCTCCAGAAGAAGCCGGCGAACGCCTCCCTCGTCGAGGACCTGCGCGCGGTCGTCCACACGGTCGTACCGATGCACGTCATGCACCAGAAGATCGTCGTCGTGGACGAGAAGACCGTGATGCTCGGCAGCCTCAATGCCCTGTCGCAGAGCTGGACGCGCGAGGTCATGGTCACGATGCGCGGCGCCTACTTCGCCCGCAAGATCCTCACCCACGAGCATGCCGAGGTCTTCGCCCGACCGCCGAAATGCCCCCGATGCGGTCAGGACGACATCGAGATCAGGCGCGGCGCGAAGGAGAACTGGTACTGGCGCTGCTACAACGGGCGGTGTCCGACGGGCGGCGGCAACAAGGCCTGGAAGAAGGACATCGACGTCTGGCGCCGCCCGGGCGGCCCGAAGCCGTAG